Proteins co-encoded in one Bremerella sp. TYQ1 genomic window:
- a CDS encoding YihY/virulence factor BrkB family protein — translation MHSEAPKVLDPHTVMLQPWKKFFSQFFQRWVANDHSTSAAAIAFFVIFSLAPIIVFAVAIAGEILESDAGARQAAVDFFDSALGDTYGKAIVDQVKLSAFREATMLPTIFFSLIAVWSASATFMQLRKALNRINGFAAEGIRGSVLAVVLGRVRAALFSIGVGLLLALASLLSAWSHTLLVKAPLLSFIAPDDRDWLPMQVISWLTVLAVFYGMLRFLPMRRPPWREVVSGALIGTVLFQIGKYLIIAAAIKNVVAQAYATSTTLVITVMWIFLSAHVLLFAAEIGHMLFSPETSPFEKYRQKESSE, via the coding sequence ATGCACTCAGAAGCACCTAAGGTTCTCGATCCCCATACCGTTATGCTGCAGCCGTGGAAAAAGTTTTTCTCCCAGTTTTTTCAGCGCTGGGTCGCAAACGATCACTCGACCTCGGCGGCGGCGATTGCGTTCTTCGTTATCTTTTCCCTGGCCCCGATTATCGTTTTCGCCGTCGCGATTGCCGGAGAAATCCTGGAAAGCGACGCCGGTGCTCGCCAGGCAGCAGTCGACTTCTTCGATAGTGCCCTGGGAGACACCTACGGAAAAGCGATTGTCGATCAGGTGAAACTGTCAGCGTTTCGTGAAGCGACGATGCTACCGACGATCTTCTTTAGCTTGATCGCCGTTTGGAGTGCTTCGGCAACGTTCATGCAGCTTCGCAAAGCGTTGAACCGTATCAATGGCTTCGCTGCAGAAGGAATTCGGGGCAGCGTTTTGGCCGTCGTCCTCGGCCGCGTGCGTGCCGCGTTGTTTTCGATTGGCGTCGGCCTCCTACTGGCACTCGCATCCCTATTGAGTGCCTGGTCGCATACGCTTTTGGTGAAAGCTCCCCTGCTAAGTTTTATCGCCCCGGACGACCGCGACTGGCTGCCGATGCAGGTCATCTCGTGGCTGACGGTTCTCGCCGTTTTCTACGGAATGCTACGATTCCTGCCGATGCGACGTCCCCCCTGGCGAGAAGTTGTCAGCGGCGCGTTGATCGGAACGGTCCTCTTTCAAATTGGCAAATACCTGATTATCGCCGCTGCCATCAAAAACGTCGTCGCCCAGGCCTACGCCACCAGCACGACGCTGGTGATTACGGTGATGTGGATTTTCCTGTCGGCACACGTGCTGCTGTTCGCCG